The following are encoded in a window of Paenibacillus polymyxa genomic DNA:
- the efp gene encoding elongation factor P: MINVNDFKTGLTVEVDGDIFTVLDFQHVKPGKGAAFVRSKLKNLRNGNTVERTFRAGETIGRAQIENRGVSYLYASADDHTFMDNETYDQFTLSSDQLKWELNFLKENMNVNIVSYNGEILGINLPTSVELKVIETEPGIKGNTATGATKNAKLETGLNVQVPLFINQDDVLLIDTRDGKYMSRA; the protein is encoded by the coding sequence GTGATTAACGTTAATGATTTTAAAACAGGTTTGACCGTCGAGGTAGACGGAGATATTTTTACGGTGCTGGATTTCCAACACGTAAAACCGGGTAAAGGTGCAGCATTCGTACGCTCCAAGTTGAAAAACTTGCGTAACGGTAACACCGTTGAACGTACATTCCGTGCGGGTGAAACGATCGGTCGGGCACAAATCGAAAATCGTGGTGTATCTTATCTGTACGCTAGTGCAGACGACCATACATTCATGGATAATGAAACATATGATCAATTCACATTGTCCAGCGATCAACTGAAATGGGAGCTTAACTTCCTGAAAGAAAACATGAATGTAAATATCGTCAGCTATAACGGCGAAATTCTGGGTATTAACCTGCCTACAAGCGTGGAACTGAAAGTAATCGAAACAGAGCCAGGCATTAAAGGTAATACGGCTACAGGTGCTACCAAAAATGCCAAACTGGAAACGGGTTTGAATGTTCAAGTTCCTTTGTTCATTAACCAAGATGACGTATTGTTGATTGATACACGTGACGGCAAATACATGTCTCGCGCATAA